The following are encoded in a window of Solibacillus sp. FSL R7-0668 genomic DNA:
- a CDS encoding CotY/CotZ family spore coat protein, protein MNNENHKQPVLYGALNDLKQMQDLLANSWSKYYGHFFEKLVGSDTIPFCFTTKECRLYTTINPKKHTATSFFRLEAIEASRVILTLLDAFDLEEQPTNAIKDVIRLEKTDTQITLDFSSMLAIQLLEPALLSKKYYIESKW, encoded by the coding sequence GTGAATAATGAAAATCATAAGCAACCTGTATTATATGGAGCACTAAACGATTTAAAACAAATGCAAGACTTGCTCGCGAATTCTTGGTCAAAGTATTACGGTCATTTTTTTGAAAAGCTTGTAGGGAGCGATACTATACCATTTTGCTTTACGACAAAGGAATGTAGATTGTACACAACGATAAATCCAAAAAAGCATACAGCAACAAGCTTCTTTCGCTTAGAGGCAATAGAAGCATCCCGCGTGATATTAACGCTTTTAGACGCATTTGATCTAGAGGAGCAGCCTACAAATGCCATAAAGGATGTTATTCGGCTAGAAAAAACGGATACACAGATAACTCTGGATTTTAGTTCCATGCTGGCAATCCAACTTTTAGAGCCAGCACTGTTAAGTAAAAAGTATTATATTGAATCGAAATGGTAG
- a CDS encoding ECF transporter S component, whose translation MAKTSTLTKSSSKTFDIILSAMLITLVFVATLFLNIRLPIAANGGLVHLGTAMLFIISIVFGPKKGALAGAFGMALFDLFSGWTLWAPFTFIARGLQGYVVGKIAWSSNRQGKNVGFNILAIIVSVPVMLAGYYVCEAILFKSLVIPFASIPGNLVQNAVGIVIAIPVAIALKKLPIFK comes from the coding sequence ATGGCAAAAACATCAACGCTCACGAAATCATCTAGTAAAACTTTCGATATCATTTTATCGGCTATGCTTATTACGCTCGTATTTGTGGCGACCTTATTTTTAAATATTCGATTACCAATAGCAGCGAATGGCGGATTGGTTCATTTAGGGACGGCTATGCTTTTCATCATTTCCATTGTCTTTGGACCTAAAAAAGGGGCACTTGCGGGGGCATTCGGAATGGCTTTATTTGATTTATTTTCGGGCTGGACACTTTGGGCACCCTTTACATTCATTGCTCGTGGCTTACAGGGATATGTAGTCGGCAAAATTGCCTGGTCTTCCAATCGTCAAGGGAAGAATGTAGGCTTCAATATTTTAGCCATTATTGTTTCTGTACCTGTAATGTTGGCAGGGTATTATGTTTGCGAAGCCATTTTATTTAAAAGTTTAGTAATTCCATTTGCTTCAATTCCTGGTAATCTTGTTCAAAATGCAGTAGGGATTGTCATTGCAATACCTGTAGCGATTGCGCTAAAAAAATTACCTATTTTCAAATAA
- a CDS encoding hydrolase, which produces MLQKQETVLVLIDIQGKLAQIVDESDFVLENISNIVQGAKVLQLPILWLEQYPKGLGPTDERIAMHLTDQKPIEKITFSAYDTPEFVQALEQTGRKKVLLAGIETHICVYQTAAHLLANGYEVEVIADCVSSRTAGNREVGIQKMLQLGANITSVEMALFEMQQIAQGDTFKAISKIVK; this is translated from the coding sequence ATGCTACAAAAACAAGAAACCGTTTTAGTATTGATTGATATTCAGGGGAAATTAGCACAAATTGTCGATGAAAGTGACTTTGTCTTAGAGAACATTTCCAATATTGTACAAGGGGCAAAGGTATTACAATTACCGATTTTATGGCTAGAGCAATATCCAAAAGGGCTTGGTCCAACTGATGAGCGTATTGCCATGCATTTAACAGATCAAAAGCCAATCGAAAAGATTACATTTAGTGCGTACGATACGCCAGAATTTGTACAAGCATTGGAGCAAACGGGACGTAAAAAAGTGCTATTAGCGGGGATTGAAACACATATTTGCGTCTATCAAACAGCCGCGCACTTACTAGCGAATGGCTATGAGGTGGAAGTGATAGCCGACTGTGTGTCTTCCCGAACAGCAGGTAACCGAGAAGTCGGTATACAAAAAATGCTGCAGCTTGGTGCGAACATCACAAGTGTGGAAATGGCACTTTTTGAAATGCAGCAAATTGCGCAAGGGGATACCTTTAAAGCTATTAGTAAAATCGTGAAATAA
- a CDS encoding nucleoside-diphosphate sugar epimerase: MLRLSWLISMGISLFGVMIIQHFFTMKPDKTANAGNLGALGIALVAPFILLSLFITYRFFVENSRHARDHMMRMIYFVFGIALLVVLVFYANGYKDDVLTQLGGGPNTPGSQIYGFPVLNEYTNNIFINFYTFGIIHTISALLGAIIGIVRPAKQAEVEEQ; encoded by the coding sequence ATGCTACGTCTTAGTTGGCTCATTAGTATGGGCATTAGTTTATTTGGGGTCATGATTATTCAGCATTTTTTCACAATGAAACCAGATAAAACGGCAAATGCAGGTAACTTAGGGGCATTAGGCATTGCGCTTGTAGCTCCGTTTATTTTGCTTAGCCTCTTTATTACATATCGCTTTTTTGTTGAAAACTCGCGACATGCGCGTGATCATATGATGCGCATGATTTATTTCGTATTTGGGATAGCGCTGCTTGTTGTACTCGTTTTTTATGCAAATGGGTATAAAGACGATGTATTGACTCAATTAGGCGGTGGCCCAAACACACCCGGCTCTCAAATTTACGGCTTTCCAGTACTAAATGAATATACAAATAATATTTTCATCAATTTTTATACATTCGGTATAATCCATACAATTAGCGCTCTTCTCGGTGCCATTATCGGAATTGTGCGCCCTGCCAAGCAAGCAGAAGTTGAGGAGCAATAA
- the pheT gene encoding phenylalanine--tRNA ligase subunit beta — protein sequence MLVSLKWLSQYVDISALEANELAEKITRAGIEVDSVIDRASGMTNVVVGHVVSKEKHPEADKLNVCQVDVGEEELQQIVCGAPNVDAGQKVIVARPGAKLPGGIKIKKAKLRGQESNGMICSLQELGIEGRLVPKAYAEGIYVLPADAVPGTDALEVLGLRDIVLELGLTPNRSDAMSMLGVAYEVAAILEQDVKLPEISYTSSSEKAADVLTLSVEDKEANPMYAAKVVKNIEVKESPLWLQHALMAAGVRPHNNVVDITNYVLMEYGQPLHAFDYDKLATGEIVTRLAKDGEVMTTLDDQERTLASHNLVITNGKEAEAIAGVMGGAKSEVSDATTTVVIESAYFNPASVRRTSKDIGLRSDSSARFEKGVDPNRVLPAAERAAQLLAELAGGDVLEGTVLVDELDKAPARVVVSPDFVNGRLGMKISLEDMLSILERLKFDVEAANGKLIIDAPTRRQDIKIPEDIVEEIARMYGYDEIPISLPASEQIGSLTPYQAGRRIVRSVMEGAGLYQAVTYSLTSAALSQKFALQAEETTKLLMPMSEERSTLRQSLIPHLVEAAAYNVARQAETVAMYEIGSVFLGQTAEELPFEEEHLALVLTGKWIDNTWQGEKKNVDFFVAKGIIETVFEKLGLTARVSYAKAQLDGLHPGRTAEILLDGEKVGVIAQLHPQEQKAFDVKETYVAELNLRAILASAKEELVYSIIPRFPAMSRDIALELDVTTPAGEIVAIIKGAGTSLLKDVKVFDVYAGEKMASGKKSVAFSLTYFDPERTLTDEEVVAAHNKVLKALAAAGAEVR from the coding sequence ATGTTAGTATCTTTAAAATGGTTAAGCCAATACGTTGATATTTCAGCATTAGAGGCAAACGAATTAGCAGAAAAAATTACGCGCGCAGGTATTGAGGTAGATTCAGTAATCGATCGTGCATCTGGCATGACCAATGTAGTTGTTGGTCATGTTGTATCGAAAGAAAAGCACCCAGAAGCAGATAAATTAAATGTGTGCCAAGTAGATGTTGGCGAAGAAGAATTACAACAAATCGTATGTGGTGCACCGAATGTCGATGCAGGCCAAAAAGTAATCGTAGCACGTCCAGGCGCAAAATTACCAGGCGGCATCAAAATCAAAAAAGCGAAATTACGTGGTCAAGAATCAAACGGTATGATTTGCTCGTTACAAGAGTTAGGGATTGAGGGCCGTCTTGTGCCAAAAGCATATGCGGAAGGGATTTACGTATTACCGGCAGATGCTGTTCCAGGTACAGATGCTTTAGAAGTTTTAGGCTTACGTGACATCGTGTTAGAGCTTGGCTTAACACCAAATCGTTCTGACGCAATGAGCATGCTAGGAGTTGCTTATGAAGTAGCGGCGATTTTAGAACAAGATGTGAAGCTTCCTGAAATTTCATATACATCTTCTTCAGAAAAAGCAGCAGACGTTTTAACATTATCTGTAGAAGATAAAGAAGCCAATCCAATGTACGCAGCAAAAGTTGTGAAAAACATTGAGGTGAAGGAATCGCCTCTTTGGTTACAACATGCGCTAATGGCAGCAGGTGTACGTCCACATAATAACGTGGTTGATATTACAAACTACGTATTAATGGAATACGGTCAACCACTACATGCCTTTGACTACGACAAGCTTGCAACAGGCGAAATCGTAACGCGTTTGGCAAAAGACGGCGAAGTGATGACCACTTTAGATGATCAAGAGCGTACATTAGCGTCACATAACTTAGTGATTACGAATGGTAAAGAGGCTGAGGCAATTGCTGGTGTAATGGGTGGTGCGAAATCAGAGGTATCAGATGCGACAACAACAGTAGTAATTGAATCAGCTTACTTCAACCCAGCAAGCGTGCGTCGTACATCAAAAGATATCGGCTTACGCTCAGATTCATCGGCTCGTTTCGAAAAAGGTGTCGACCCGAACCGCGTTTTACCAGCAGCAGAGCGTGCAGCACAACTTTTAGCTGAGCTTGCGGGCGGTGACGTGCTAGAAGGTACTGTATTAGTTGACGAGCTAGACAAAGCACCCGCTCGTGTTGTTGTATCTCCAGACTTCGTAAATGGTCGTTTAGGGATGAAGATTTCATTAGAAGATATGCTGTCTATTTTAGAACGCCTAAAATTCGACGTAGAGGCAGCGAATGGTAAGTTAATTATCGATGCGCCAACACGACGCCAGGATATTAAAATTCCTGAAGATATTGTGGAAGAAATCGCACGTATGTATGGCTACGATGAAATTCCAATCAGCTTACCAGCAAGTGAACAAATCGGAAGCTTAACACCGTATCAAGCAGGTCGTCGTATTGTACGTAGTGTGATGGAAGGCGCAGGTCTTTATCAAGCGGTAACGTATTCATTAACATCGGCAGCACTTTCTCAAAAATTTGCATTACAAGCAGAAGAAACGACGAAATTATTAATGCCGATGTCTGAAGAACGCTCTACTTTACGTCAAAGCTTAATTCCACATTTAGTAGAAGCAGCAGCGTATAATGTGGCGCGCCAAGCAGAAACAGTGGCGATGTATGAAATTGGCTCTGTATTCCTTGGTCAAACGGCTGAAGAGCTTCCATTTGAGGAAGAGCATTTAGCGCTTGTATTAACAGGTAAATGGATTGACAACACATGGCAAGGCGAAAAGAAAAACGTAGATTTCTTCGTAGCAAAGGGTATTATCGAGACTGTATTTGAAAAATTAGGTTTAACAGCTCGTGTTTCTTATGCAAAAGCGCAATTAGACGGCTTACACCCAGGTCGTACAGCAGAAATATTGTTAGATGGCGAAAAAGTTGGGGTGATTGCGCAGCTTCACCCACAAGAACAAAAGGCATTTGACGTAAAAGAAACATATGTAGCGGAATTAAATTTACGTGCCATTTTAGCATCAGCAAAAGAGGAGTTAGTGTACAGCATCATTCCTCGTTTCCCAGCAATGAGCCGTGACATCGCGTTAGAGCTAGATGTTACAACGCCAGCGGGTGAAATCGTAGCAATCATTAAAGGTGCAGGCACAAGCTTACTGAAAGACGTAAAAGTATTTGACGTATACGCAGGTGAGAAAATGGCTTCAGGTAAAAAATCAGTAGCGTTCTCCTTAACTTATTTCGATCCAGAGCGTACGTTAACAGATGAAGAAGTCGTAGCAGCGCATAATAAAGTACTAAAAGCATTAGCAGCAGCTGGCGCGGAAGTACGATAA
- the pheS gene encoding phenylalanine--tRNA ligase subunit alpha, protein MEQQLKQLEQEALAKIEAAANLKALNEVRVAYLGKKGPITDLLKGMGKLSAEERPKMGALVNTVRENVTAELEKKVAILEEAAIIAQLESESIDVTLPGAKVRVGNRHPLTRVIEEIEDLFLGMGYEIVEGPEVEKDYYNFEAMNLPKGHPARDMQDSFYISEETLLRTHTSPVQARTMEAKKGEPIRVICPGKVFRRDTDDATHSHQFMQIEGLVIGENIRMSDLKGTLDALAKKMFGAEREIRLRPSFFPFTEPSVEVDVSCHKCSGKGCNVCKQTGWIEILGAGMVHPNVLEMAGYDSTKLSGFAFGIGAERIAMLKYGVDDIRHFYTNDTRFLSQFHQAEV, encoded by the coding sequence ATGGAACAACAATTAAAGCAATTAGAGCAAGAAGCTTTAGCAAAAATTGAAGCTGCCGCTAATTTAAAAGCATTAAATGAAGTTCGTGTTGCGTATTTAGGTAAAAAAGGGCCAATCACGGACCTATTAAAAGGAATGGGGAAGCTTTCTGCTGAAGAGCGTCCGAAAATGGGGGCACTAGTGAATACAGTGCGCGAAAACGTAACAGCAGAGCTTGAGAAAAAGGTAGCCATTTTAGAAGAAGCAGCCATTATAGCACAGCTTGAAAGCGAATCAATTGACGTAACATTACCAGGCGCAAAAGTACGTGTCGGCAACCGTCATCCCTTAACACGCGTAATCGAAGAAATTGAAGACTTATTTTTAGGCATGGGCTACGAAATCGTAGAAGGGCCAGAAGTAGAAAAAGACTACTACAACTTCGAAGCGATGAACTTACCTAAAGGTCACCCAGCACGTGATATGCAGGATTCATTCTACATCTCTGAAGAAACATTATTACGTACACATACTTCACCAGTACAAGCACGTACAATGGAAGCCAAAAAAGGCGAGCCAATTCGTGTTATTTGCCCAGGTAAAGTATTCCGCCGTGATACAGACGATGCAACACACTCTCATCAATTCATGCAAATTGAAGGACTTGTTATTGGCGAAAACATTCGTATGTCTGACCTTAAAGGGACACTTGATGCACTAGCAAAGAAAATGTTCGGTGCAGAGCGTGAAATTCGCCTACGTCCATCCTTCTTCCCATTCACAGAGCCATCTGTAGAAGTAGACGTTTCTTGTCATAAATGCTCAGGTAAAGGCTGTAACGTATGTAAGCAAACGGGCTGGATTGAAATTTTAGGTGCTGGTATGGTTCACCCAAATGTTCTTGAAATGGCTGGTTATGATTCAACTAAGCTTTCTGGATTTGCGTTTGGTATCGGAGCAGAACGTATCGCAATGTTAAAATACGGTGTGGATGATATTCGTCATTTCTATACAAATGACACACGCTTCTTATCACAATTCCACCAGGCAGAAGTGTAA
- the qoxD gene encoding cytochrome aa3 quinol oxidase subunit IV: MAKFFPIGQIMGFVSSLVLTVIALLVYFTEMSFTTGMIVLVITAFIQAILQFAIFMHAGETKDRWSIYSNIAYGLGLVIITVLGTLLILIWDM, translated from the coding sequence ATGGCTAAATTCTTTCCAATTGGCCAAATAATGGGCTTTGTGTCTTCACTAGTGTTAACTGTGATCGCCTTGCTTGTTTACTTTACAGAAATGTCATTCACTACAGGGATGATTGTTCTAGTAATCACAGCGTTTATTCAAGCGATTTTACAGTTTGCAATCTTCATGCACGCAGGTGAAACAAAAGATCGTTGGTCAATTTATTCAAACATTGCATACGGCTTAGGTTTAGTAATTATTACAGTTCTAGGTACACTTTTAATCCTTATTTGGGATATGTAA
- the qoxC gene encoding cytochrome aa3 quinol oxidase subunit III, with product MSKVNNNVPLEYSTEENNLKIFGFWVFLGAEIMLFGTLFASYFTLVDRTGSGPTGAEIFEITPVLIETFVLLTSSFTIGLAIHAMRLGSKKATINFMVITLLLGAVFLSVEIYEFYHYVHVGAGLTVSAFTSILLTTLGTHGLHVTMGLFWGALLVYQIAKRGLNSVTAGKTFIFSLYWHFLDVVWIFIFSFIYLKGMM from the coding sequence ATGAGTAAAGTTAATAACAACGTTCCATTAGAGTACTCAACAGAGGAAAATAACCTGAAAATCTTTGGTTTCTGGGTGTTCCTAGGTGCGGAAATCATGTTATTCGGTACATTATTCGCATCATACTTTACACTTGTAGATCGTACAGGTAGTGGTCCTACTGGTGCAGAAATTTTCGAAATTACGCCAGTTTTAATTGAAACATTTGTATTATTAACATCAAGTTTCACAATTGGTTTAGCAATTCACGCAATGCGTCTTGGTAGTAAAAAAGCGACGATTAACTTCATGGTGATTACATTACTATTAGGTGCAGTATTCTTAAGTGTTGAAATTTACGAATTTTATCACTATGTACATGTTGGTGCTGGTTTAACAGTTAGTGCCTTCACATCTATTTTATTAACAACATTAGGAACACACGGACTTCACGTAACAATGGGTCTATTCTGGGGTGCACTTTTAGTTTATCAAATTGCTAAACGTGGTTTAAACTCAGTAACAGCTGGTAAAACATTCATATTCTCACTTTACTGGCATTTCCTAGACGTTGTTTGGATCTTCATCTTCAGTTTCATTTACCTGAAAGGAATGATGTAA
- the qoxB gene encoding cytochrome aa3 quinol oxidase subunit I has product MKEFFAQFAIPHPSLLIYIAMASIVLGTIALVAVVTYFKLWGYLWREWITTVDHKKIGIMYLITALVMLFRGGVDAVMLRMQLAVPDNTFLDAQHYNEVFTTHGVVMILFMAMPFITFFFNFLVPLQIGARDVAFPRLNNLAFWLFFMGMGLFNISFVIGGSPDAGWTSYFPLAGNEFSTSVGTNYYMLSLQIAGLGTLMTGINFITTIMKMRAPGMTLFKMPMFTWSALIANLIIVFAFPVLTVALAMGTMDRLFDTKFFSIGNGGMDMLWANLFWVWGHPEVYILILPAFGIFSEVISTFARRNLYGYTSMVWSMVVISVFSFAVWTHHFFTMGQGALTNSIFSITTMAIAIPTGVKIFNWLFTLYKGKIEMTTPMLYAMHFIPLFTLGGVTGVMLAMSAADYQYHNTMFLVAHFHNVIIPGVVYAMLAGLTFYWPKMFGFMLNEKIGKATVWVMSTGFVLSFIPMYITGLDGQARRMYTYSDATGFSLLNMVSFIGAGIMTVSFLMIVWNIWYSFKNSPRNISSDPWNARGLEWATHTPIPNYNFAITPDVTDATSEAFWDSKKNGTKLFKGKIEDIHMPNNSGQPFVMAVAFFILGFAFVFSMWYLAIVGLIVILGCMAFRSLEDDHGYHIHAHEVEETEKKYAKKGGAK; this is encoded by the coding sequence ATGAAGGAATTCTTTGCACAGTTTGCAATTCCACACCCAAGTCTATTAATTTATATCGCAATGGCTTCGATTGTTCTTGGTACAATCGCATTAGTAGCAGTCGTTACGTACTTTAAATTATGGGGCTATTTATGGCGTGAATGGATTACAACTGTTGACCATAAAAAAATCGGTATTATGTACTTAATCACGGCTCTAGTTATGCTATTCCGTGGTGGTGTCGATGCCGTAATGCTTCGTATGCAATTGGCTGTTCCAGATAATACATTTTTAGATGCACAGCACTATAACGAGGTATTTACAACACACGGGGTTGTAATGATTCTATTCATGGCTATGCCGTTCATTACATTCTTCTTTAACTTCTTAGTACCATTACAAATCGGGGCACGTGACGTAGCGTTCCCACGTTTAAATAACTTAGCATTCTGGTTATTCTTCATGGGTATGGGATTATTTAATATCTCATTCGTTATCGGTGGATCTCCTGATGCTGGTTGGACTTCGTACTTCCCGTTAGCGGGCAATGAATTTAGTACAAGTGTAGGTACAAACTATTACATGCTGTCACTGCAAATTGCAGGTCTTGGTACGTTAATGACAGGTATTAACTTCATTACAACAATTATGAAAATGCGTGCTCCAGGTATGACATTGTTCAAAATGCCAATGTTCACTTGGTCTGCACTGATTGCAAACTTAATTATCGTATTCGCCTTCCCAGTATTAACAGTTGCTTTAGCAATGGGTACGATGGATCGCCTATTTGATACGAAGTTCTTCTCAATCGGTAATGGTGGTATGGACATGCTTTGGGCCAACCTATTCTGGGTTTGGGGACATCCTGAGGTATATATCCTAATCTTACCAGCATTCGGTATTTTCTCTGAAGTTATCTCAACATTTGCTCGTCGTAACCTATATGGCTATACATCAATGGTTTGGTCGATGGTCGTAATTTCTGTATTCTCATTCGCAGTATGGACGCACCACTTCTTTACAATGGGTCAAGGTGCACTTACGAACTCGATCTTCTCAATTACAACAATGGCGATTGCAATTCCTACAGGGGTTAAAATCTTCAACTGGTTGTTCACGCTTTACAAAGGTAAGATTGAAATGACAACGCCAATGCTTTATGCGATGCATTTCATTCCATTATTCACACTTGGTGGTGTAACAGGGGTTATGCTTGCGATGTCAGCAGCTGACTACCAATACCACAACACAATGTTCTTAGTAGCCCACTTCCATAACGTAATCATCCCAGGTGTTGTTTACGCGATGTTAGCAGGTTTAACATTCTATTGGCCAAAAATGTTTGGCTTCATGCTTAACGAAAAAATCGGTAAAGCAACAGTTTGGGTAATGTCTACTGGTTTCGTACTATCATTCATTCCAATGTATATTACAGGTCTTGATGGTCAAGCGCGTCGTATGTACACATACTCTGACGCTACAGGCTTCTCATTATTAAACATGGTATCATTCATTGGTGCTGGTATTATGACCGTTTCATTCTTAATGATTGTTTGGAACATTTGGTACAGCTTTAAAAACTCTCCACGTAATATTTCAAGTGACCCTTGGAACGCTCGTGGTCTGGAATGGGCAACACATACGCCAATTCCGAACTATAACTTCGCTATTACTCCAGACGTAACTGATGCAACTTCAGAAGCATTCTGGGATTCTAAGAAAAACGGTACGAAGTTATTTAAAGGCAAAATTGAAGATATTCATATGCCAAACAACTCGGGTCAACCATTTGTTATGGCAGTAGCTTTCTTCATTTTAGGCTTCGCATTTGTATTCAGCATGTGGTACTTAGCAATCGTAGGTTTAATTGTTATTCTTGGTTGTATGGCATTCCGTTCACTTGAGGATGACCATGGTTACCATATCCATGCACATGAAGTTGAAGAAACAGAGAAAAAATATGCTAAAAAAGGAGGTGCGAAATAA
- the qoxA gene encoding cytochrome aa3 quinol oxidase subunit II, giving the protein MKNLKGTLLSFMALGTMLLAGCNDKLTVLDPKGPQAQRQADDTMLLITLMGGIVITVVAILIFMLFKYRASKQSADYEPPHIHGHWLVETIMIGIPVIIVIFLSVVSVKSNYIVESTPQGFEDKEPLVIYASSSDWKWHFSYPEQGIETVNYVNFPADRPVEFKLYSFGPITSFWIPQLGGQKYAMADMVTTLNLAADNPGEFWGRNANFSGRGTAENMFDVEAMTATDFDEWVTEVHANAEPITEEKFNELLEPGHLGRSTYTGTHLEFSPAPHHEHHDDEAEEDHSSHE; this is encoded by the coding sequence ATGAAAAATCTGAAAGGAACTTTACTCTCTTTCATGGCTCTAGGTACGATGTTATTAGCAGGTTGTAATGATAAACTAACTGTACTTGATCCAAAAGGCCCTCAAGCACAACGCCAAGCAGACGATACAATGTTATTGATTACTCTGATGGGTGGTATTGTAATCACGGTAGTAGCAATTTTGATATTTATGTTATTTAAATACCGTGCTTCAAAACAAAGTGCTGATTACGAGCCACCACATATTCATGGTCACTGGCTTGTAGAAACAATTATGATTGGGATTCCAGTTATTATTGTAATATTTTTATCTGTAGTATCTGTAAAGAGTAACTATATTGTGGAAAGTACTCCACAAGGTTTCGAAGATAAGGAGCCACTTGTTATTTATGCTTCTTCATCTGACTGGAAATGGCACTTCAGCTATCCAGAACAAGGGATTGAAACAGTAAACTATGTTAACTTCCCAGCAGATCGCCCGGTTGAATTCAAATTATATTCTTTCGGACCGATTACAAGTTTCTGGATTCCACAACTTGGTGGACAAAAATATGCGATGGCTGACATGGTAACAACTTTAAACTTAGCAGCTGATAACCCAGGCGAATTCTGGGGACGTAACGCAAACTTCTCTGGTCGTGGTACAGCAGAAAATATGTTTGATGTAGAAGCAATGACTGCAACTGACTTTGACGAGTGGGTAACAGAAGTTCATGCAAATGCTGAACCTATTACCGAAGAAAAATTCAATGAATTATTAGAACCAGGTCACCTTGGTCGATCAACTTACACTGGAACTCACTTAGAGTTCTCACCAGCTCCTCATCACGAACATCATGATGATGAAGCAGAAGAAGATCATTCTTCACACGAATAA
- a CDS encoding TrmH family RNA methyltransferase, with protein MKRIESTQNALVKHWKKLVTQRKEREKSGEYIAEGFHLVEEALKHKDQIIQIIVRDGVDLPLLWAIDDVVLVHVNDIVAKEIAETENSQGVFAHCKQRDISEDEKYDWRKVLLVDAVQDPGNIGTMIRTADAAGIDAVVLGKGCVDAFNPKTLRSAQGSHFHIPVVRGDLIEWIEQLQQDNVKVYGTSLEESISYKEIEQTNAFALIVGNEGSGIHPQILAKTDQNVIIPILGGAESLNVAVATGILLYAFVK; from the coding sequence ATGAAACGAATTGAATCAACACAAAATGCGCTTGTGAAACATTGGAAAAAACTCGTAACACAGCGTAAAGAACGCGAAAAATCCGGCGAATATATCGCAGAAGGCTTCCACTTAGTAGAAGAAGCATTAAAGCATAAAGATCAAATTATCCAAATTATCGTACGTGATGGTGTGGATTTGCCTTTATTATGGGCAATCGATGATGTGGTGCTTGTACATGTTAATGATATAGTAGCCAAGGAAATTGCAGAAACTGAAAATTCTCAAGGGGTATTCGCACACTGTAAGCAACGTGATATTTCAGAAGATGAAAAGTACGATTGGCGCAAAGTATTATTAGTCGATGCGGTACAAGACCCAGGTAATATCGGGACAATGATTCGTACTGCTGACGCGGCCGGTATTGATGCAGTCGTATTAGGGAAGGGCTGTGTCGATGCCTTTAATCCAAAAACATTGCGCTCAGCACAGGGCTCACATTTTCATATCCCTGTTGTCCGTGGCGATTTAATCGAATGGATTGAACAATTACAGCAAGATAACGTTAAAGTATATGGAACATCTTTAGAAGAGTCGATTTCTTATAAAGAAATTGAACAAACGAATGCATTTGCACTCATTGTAGGAAATGAAGGTAGCGGTATTCATCCACAAATCTTAGCGAAGACCGACCAAAATGTTATCATTCCAATTTTAGGTGGCGCAGAATCATTAAACGTGGCAGTGGCAACAGGCATATTACTATACGCTTTTGTGAAATAA
- the sspI gene encoding small acid-soluble spore protein SspI, with product MDFQIRQAITANVLGSDAAEFKDIVNDAISRGEEHLLPGLGVFLETWWQASTEDDRTHFAEKLAQKFAN from the coding sequence ATGGACTTTCAAATTCGACAAGCCATTACAGCCAATGTTTTAGGTTCGGATGCAGCTGAATTCAAAGACATTGTCAATGATGCAATTTCTCGCGGTGAAGAACATCTCTTACCAGGTTTAGGTGTTTTTTTAGAAACCTGGTGGCAAGCATCAACTGAAGATGACCGAACTCATTTTGCTGAAAAGCTAGCACAAAAATTCGCGAACTAA